In one Xyrauchen texanus isolate HMW12.3.18 chromosome 18, RBS_HiC_50CHRs, whole genome shotgun sequence genomic region, the following are encoded:
- the LOC127659324 gene encoding T-box transcription factor TBX15-like isoform X1, whose product MSDRRRSAAALSSRAHAFSVEALIGTNKKRKLRGWEEKELEMSMESLATNVQLEVGEDPASCLDIDPDSEASPGSDGEGLAESTSCSFGSPADLTSAACDPSPSASMEEIQVELQCADLWKRFHDIGTEMIITKAGRRMFPAMRVKIVGLDPHQQYYIAMDIVPVDNKRYRYVYHSSKWMVAGNADSPVPPRVYIHPDSLASGDTWMRQVVSFDKLKLTNNELDDQGHIILHSMHKYQPRVHVIRKDFSSELSPTKSVPNGEGVKTFSFPETVFTTVTAYQNQQITRLKIDRNPFAKGFRDSGRNRTGLEAIMETYAFWRPPVRTLTFEDFTNMQKQQGGSTGTSPTTSSTGTPSPSGATHLLSPSCSPPTFHLSPNTFNVGCRESQLCNLGLSEYPACSRSNMALQGYGGLADGTYGRLQTAGGAVPSAQASDTFLPQRTSSLIAVGMHGGAHASLAPGNSSGGSSGGKMDAYGSQLASFPASQLQYVMQAGTSSASASTASSGSSPSSTHMFPGSHHHMQQSTYNAFSLHNPYNLYGYNFPASPRLAASPEKPQGGLLCSSSSAGAFAERQYLSNNSMDSMHMIGNPTGSQQGGSSCDGRQYGSSSQMSMHMV is encoded by the exons ATGAGTGACAGGAGACGATCCGCCGCCGCGCTGAGTTCACGAGCGCACGCCTTTTCGGTAGAAGCCCTGATCGGGACGAACAAGAAGCGGAAGCTCCGGGGCTGGGAAGAAAAGGAACTGGAGATGTCTATGGAGAGCCTCGCGACCAACGTACAATTGGAAGTCGGCGAAGACCCTGCTAGTTGTCTGGATATCGATCCGG atTCGGAAGCCAGTCCGGGCTCTGACGGCGAGGGCCTGGCGGAGAGTACGTCCTGCTCGTTCGGCTCCCCGGCGGACTTGACCTCTGCCGCCTGCGACCCTTCGCCCTCAGCCTCTATGGAGGAGATCCAGGTGGAACTGCAATGCGCAGACCTATGGAAACGCTTCCACGACATTGGGACAGAAATGATCATCACAAAGGCAGGAAG GAGAATGTTCCCTGCTATGAGAGTTAAAATCGTGGGACTGGATCCACATCAGCAGTATTACATCGCCATGGACATTGTACCGGTGGACAACAAGAGATACAG GTATGTGTATCACAGCTCAAAGTGGATGGTGGCGGGAAATGCAGACTCCCCAGTGCCCCCCAGAGTCTATATCCACCCAGATTCTCTGGCTTCTGGAGACACCTGGATGAGACAGGTGGTCAGCTTTGACAAACTCAAACTCACAAACAATGAGCTGGATGATCAAGGCCAT ATTATCCTGCACTCCATGCACAAATATCAGCCCCGTGTCCATGTGATCCGGAAAGACTTCAGCAGCGAGCTCTCTCCAACCAAATCAGTCCCCAATGGGGAGGGCGTGAAGACGTTCAGCTTCCCAGAGACTGTCTTCACCACGGTCACCGCCTATCAGAACCAACAG ATTACCCGTCTGAAGATCGACCGCAACCCATTTGCCAAAGGATTCCGGGACTCAGGGAGAAACAg GACTGGGCTGGAGGCAATAATGGAGACGTATGCTTTCTGGAGACCCCCAGTAAGGACGCTGACCTTTGAGGACTTCACGAACATGCAAAAACAGCAAG GAGGGAGCACTGGCACCTCTCCCACTACCTCCAGCACTGGCACTCCATCTCCGTCTGGTGCGACACACCTTCTCTCCccctcctgttcccctcctacTTTCCATCTGTCCCCCAACACCTTTAATGTGGGCTGTAGGGAGAGCCAGCTGTGTAACCTGGGCTTGTCCGAGTACCCCGCTTGTTCCAGAAGCAACATGGCTCTGCAGGGCTATGGAGGACTGGCGGACGGCACCTACGGCCGTCTCCAGACAGCAGGAGGCGCAGTACCCTCTGCTCAGGCCTCAGATACATTCTTGCCCCAGAGGACTTCCTCTCTTATCGCTGTTGGGATGCATGGCGGGGCCCACGCCTCATTGGCTCCCGGGAACAGCAGTGGCGGCAGCAGTGGGGGTAAGATGGATGCATATGGAAGTCAGCTGGCCTCTTTTCCAGCATCCCAGCTGCAGTATGTAATGCAGGCAGGGACGAGCTCTGCTTCCGCATCAACGGCTTCATCAGGCTCCTCCCCTTCCTCCACCCACATGTTCCCTGGGAGCCATCATCACATGCAGCAGAGCACATATAATGCATTTTCCCTTCACAATCCCTACAACCTGTATGGATACAACTTCCCAGCTTCACCTCGCCTGGCAGCCAGCCCGGAGAAGCCTCAGGGTGGCTTACTGTGCTCCTCCTCCTCTGCCGGAGCATTTGCTGAACGACAATACCTGTCCAACAACAGCATGGACAGTATGCACATGATCGGCAACCCCACTGGCAGCCAACAGGGTGGCAGCAGCTGTGATGGGCGCCAGTACGGCTCCTCTTCTCAGATGTCCATGCACATGGTttga
- the LOC127659324 gene encoding T-box transcription factor TBX15-like isoform X2 has translation MEEIQVELQCADLWKRFHDIGTEMIITKAGRRMFPAMRVKIVGLDPHQQYYIAMDIVPVDNKRYRYVYHSSKWMVAGNADSPVPPRVYIHPDSLASGDTWMRQVVSFDKLKLTNNELDDQGHIILHSMHKYQPRVHVIRKDFSSELSPTKSVPNGEGVKTFSFPETVFTTVTAYQNQQITRLKIDRNPFAKGFRDSGRNRTGLEAIMETYAFWRPPVRTLTFEDFTNMQKQQGGSTGTSPTTSSTGTPSPSGATHLLSPSCSPPTFHLSPNTFNVGCRESQLCNLGLSEYPACSRSNMALQGYGGLADGTYGRLQTAGGAVPSAQASDTFLPQRTSSLIAVGMHGGAHASLAPGNSSGGSSGGKMDAYGSQLASFPASQLQYVMQAGTSSASASTASSGSSPSSTHMFPGSHHHMQQSTYNAFSLHNPYNLYGYNFPASPRLAASPEKPQGGLLCSSSSAGAFAERQYLSNNSMDSMHMIGNPTGSQQGGSSCDGRQYGSSSQMSMHMV, from the exons ATGGAGGAGATCCAGGTGGAACTGCAATGCGCAGACCTATGGAAACGCTTCCACGACATTGGGACAGAAATGATCATCACAAAGGCAGGAAG GAGAATGTTCCCTGCTATGAGAGTTAAAATCGTGGGACTGGATCCACATCAGCAGTATTACATCGCCATGGACATTGTACCGGTGGACAACAAGAGATACAG GTATGTGTATCACAGCTCAAAGTGGATGGTGGCGGGAAATGCAGACTCCCCAGTGCCCCCCAGAGTCTATATCCACCCAGATTCTCTGGCTTCTGGAGACACCTGGATGAGACAGGTGGTCAGCTTTGACAAACTCAAACTCACAAACAATGAGCTGGATGATCAAGGCCAT ATTATCCTGCACTCCATGCACAAATATCAGCCCCGTGTCCATGTGATCCGGAAAGACTTCAGCAGCGAGCTCTCTCCAACCAAATCAGTCCCCAATGGGGAGGGCGTGAAGACGTTCAGCTTCCCAGAGACTGTCTTCACCACGGTCACCGCCTATCAGAACCAACAG ATTACCCGTCTGAAGATCGACCGCAACCCATTTGCCAAAGGATTCCGGGACTCAGGGAGAAACAg GACTGGGCTGGAGGCAATAATGGAGACGTATGCTTTCTGGAGACCCCCAGTAAGGACGCTGACCTTTGAGGACTTCACGAACATGCAAAAACAGCAAG GAGGGAGCACTGGCACCTCTCCCACTACCTCCAGCACTGGCACTCCATCTCCGTCTGGTGCGACACACCTTCTCTCCccctcctgttcccctcctacTTTCCATCTGTCCCCCAACACCTTTAATGTGGGCTGTAGGGAGAGCCAGCTGTGTAACCTGGGCTTGTCCGAGTACCCCGCTTGTTCCAGAAGCAACATGGCTCTGCAGGGCTATGGAGGACTGGCGGACGGCACCTACGGCCGTCTCCAGACAGCAGGAGGCGCAGTACCCTCTGCTCAGGCCTCAGATACATTCTTGCCCCAGAGGACTTCCTCTCTTATCGCTGTTGGGATGCATGGCGGGGCCCACGCCTCATTGGCTCCCGGGAACAGCAGTGGCGGCAGCAGTGGGGGTAAGATGGATGCATATGGAAGTCAGCTGGCCTCTTTTCCAGCATCCCAGCTGCAGTATGTAATGCAGGCAGGGACGAGCTCTGCTTCCGCATCAACGGCTTCATCAGGCTCCTCCCCTTCCTCCACCCACATGTTCCCTGGGAGCCATCATCACATGCAGCAGAGCACATATAATGCATTTTCCCTTCACAATCCCTACAACCTGTATGGATACAACTTCCCAGCTTCACCTCGCCTGGCAGCCAGCCCGGAGAAGCCTCAGGGTGGCTTACTGTGCTCCTCCTCCTCTGCCGGAGCATTTGCTGAACGACAATACCTGTCCAACAACAGCATGGACAGTATGCACATGATCGGCAACCCCACTGGCAGCCAACAGGGTGGCAGCAGCTGTGATGGGCGCCAGTACGGCTCCTCTTCTCAGATGTCCATGCACATGGTttga